From Rutidosis leptorrhynchoides isolate AG116_Rl617_1_P2 chromosome 3, CSIRO_AGI_Rlap_v1, whole genome shotgun sequence, a single genomic window includes:
- the LOC139901022 gene encoding uncharacterized protein yields the protein MYIIQNDILYRKSYCGPMMRCVGPIEAEMIIDEVHNDSCALHSGYKTITAKIMWMGYFLPSLYRDVAKIVKRCKSFQRHASQNRMPRHDMIPVNSPWPFHKFGIPRELVSDNGAQIAKDPFKTWCTNLNIVQKFTSVAHPQANGLCEKSTGETPFGLVYGSEAVIPAEILVPMHRDANFNEEANDDALGENLNFIEERKLMAAIREANNKQQIAKYYNKRVRALSFDVGEWVLRNNDASIAEKLGKLGPNWEGPYQVVAINAAGSYKLADVEGRTLPNVWHATLLK from the exons ATGTACATTATTCAAAATGACATTTTGTATCGTAAGTCATATTGCGGTCCAATGATGCGGTGTGTTGGCCCAATTGAAGCAGAAATGATAATTGATGAAGTGCATAACGATTCTTGCGCATTGCATTCAGGCTATAAAACTATTACGGCAAAAATTATGTGGATGGGTTATTTTTTGCCATCCTTATACCGTGATGTTGCAAAGATTGTTAAGCGTTGCAAAAGTTTTCAAAGGCATGCTTCACAGAATCGGATGCCAAGGCATGATATGATCCCTGTTAATTCGCCATGGCCATTTCACAA ATTTggtattccgcgagaattggttagcgataatggtgcCCAAATAGCAAAAGATCCTTTTAAAACATGGTGCACTAATTTAAATATAGTCCAAAAGTTTACATCAGTGGCACATCCACAGGCTAATGGCTTGTGTGAA AAAAGCACCGGGGAAACACCCTTTGGTTTAGTAtatggctctgaggcagtaatACCCGCTGAAATTCTTGTGCCAATGCATAGAGACGCTAACTTTAATGAAGAAGCAAACGATGATGCATTGGGCGAAAATTTAAATTTCATAGAAGAGCGAAAGTTAATGGCTGCTATTAGAGAGGCAAATAATAAACAACAAATCGCCAAGTATTACAACAAAAGAGTACGTGCTTTGTCTTTTGACGTAGGTGAATGGGTACTGCGGAACAATGATGCAAGTATAGCAGAAAAACTTGGTAAGTTAGGACCTAATTGGGAGGGTCCTTATCAAGTTGTTGCAATCAATGCAGCAGGGTCATATAAGCTTGCAGATGTAGAGGGGCGAACTCTCCCTAATGTGTGGCATGCTACTTTATTAAAGTGA